The sequence below is a genomic window from Pempheris klunzingeri isolate RE-2024b chromosome 12, fPemKlu1.hap1, whole genome shotgun sequence.
tatttacgtttttacacattttttgaTGTTGATAAGtaattaagtttattttgtatcacacaaaaatgttttctttgtgtttactTTTGGTCATTCTACCACATTTGTTGACATGTTGTTCTCTGCCTACTTGTATCTCACATGTGAGATTCTTTTgtatctgtttctctctcacactttaTGCTCAGTGATGATTTTACTGCTCAGCCTGTGGAAACAGTTGTATAATATCTTTCTCAGCTCTGGACAGAGCTTTCTAAAGTTTAGAAAATCAACCCTGATCAGGATGGCCTTTGACTAAAAGTACATTTATGAGTCAGGAAGTTTCCATTGAAAGATGCTGTTGAGGTGAATTGTGGGAGTAAAGTgcataataataacaataatgataataataatactgataataataataataatagtctaACCAAGGTAAAGGTAATAATTTGACCTGTGTTCATTTATacactgtgtttatttgttaaataaaagGCGTGTTACTGTTGTCTGTGGTGGAAACTGATGTAAGTACATTCATTCAAGTATTGTATTTCAGTACTAACTTAAAGAACACATGGTCCATGGTCCATGGAGTATGTTGACTCAAGTGTTGTATTGAAGTACTAATTTGAGGTACATTTAATGCATTTCATATACAAACCACATCATCTAAAACAAGACAGGTTTGACATAGATTACTTTGAAATGCAGTCAGTTACTCACATCTTAAAATATTctcaatgcaaataaaatgcattttgcatatccagtgtttttggacacATTCCCAAACACTGACCTAATGTTGTGTGGctgatggtggtgctgatgTTTTCCAGGTCACAGAGACGTCTGCCTCCTATACAGGTTTATTAGCCGTGGTGTTCACACTCACCATGTGCAAATTAGCCTGTGTAGGAGACACATGCCACACAAACTCTATCTCCAACCTCAACCTTACACAAAAGCCAAGTCTTCACCCTTACATTCTATGAGGACCAGCTCAGAGCCCCCAAATCAGAGAGGAGTTCCCAAACGGTGACTGTGTGAAAAGATCTTTGTTGTTTTGAGTACTACAGGTGGTTAGTAAATACTGCAGTATAAGTACTACAGGTTCATAGTAAATACTGCAGTATAAGTACTACAGGTTCACAGTAAATACTGCAGTAGTCCCCCTGTGGTGACTGACTTCACTGTGTCCCGGCCTTGGCTGGATGGGGACGGGATGATCCAGAGCCCGGGCTCTCGGAGCAGTGGCCACACATAGTTTGTCCTCCTCCCGGCTGCGGCGCTGGTTCAGTGGTCGGTCAGGAGAACTCAGGTGTATCGGCACTCAGGCGGGGGCTACTGGAGGCCCTGGCAACCTGCCAGACTACTGGGGGAGGTCCTGTCTCTTCGTAAGGGAACCTCAGCGTATTTCAAATAGTGCCAAATATTTATCCACAACCAACAATCCAAATCTCAacattagtaaaaaaaaaaatatataactcTATCAACATTAGTGAAAATGAttcaaaggaaaagcagcaaatcttcacatctgAGAGGGTGGAACCATGAAATGTGCttttccaaaaagaaaaaaagacacatgtTCATCTAAACAGTTCCTGATGATGGTTTCAGCTGTACTCATATAAACTTTAATTCAgaacaaaacatcagattttataAACTcttctcatgtttgtgtgtaaaaatcaGAATCCGTAAAAGCCCATTTAGACAATGGTCGGTTTATTTTCCACCTGTGACACACTCGATTGAAGCACATGTAAAATACTTTAGATCTGACTGTGCTGACGTCTGTGGGCGAGAGGGTGCTGGAGGCCCCTAACACACAATTTACATAAGCTCTGCAGAAAAGTATATCGCTGCTTGATCATGGAGAACGTTGCATAACCTCCTAAAGAGGCACCATCCTGCCCTAgatcatgttgtttttgtttgtgtgtacgtgcagGTTGCCAGACTCCCTTTGTTACCATGACAAGTGCCATTAGGCACACTAGTGTTTCTCTATTTAGGCTGTCGTTCATACATTCCCCTGGCCTCGATAAAATCTCACATCTACGTGTGCATTTGTCTCTATATCAGAGTCCAAGCTTGATGGAAGCATCGTGGCAAAGAAAGGACAGCTGAGTTCCAGGTATCGCTCTCCGTCGTATCCTTGGCATGTTTGATCCAAATCTGTCAGATCTGAAAAATGTTCAATATTTTAGAGCAGCTTAAAGACTTTTGTGTCACCCAGTCAAGAGCGCAGATGTGCTATATCTGTATGAGGGAATCCTCATATCTTGATTATACGTGTCTGGCGTCACATACTCAGGACATGCTCATAAAACGTGGGGCTCCGTTCTCTTCTGATTACCTGACACCAATTAAAAGTCAGTAAAATCCTCTGTATCCCAGCTAATACATTCATCCCTCTGATGGCCTGAAGACTCAGCTGTCCCTCTGGCAAACATGCACCCCGTAAGCTCAtaaacagacataaacacacctGCAGAGGTACCCATAAATCAGAAATCCAGATGAATGCCCCAGCTATAAAGAACCAAGAGAGAGGGTGGCAAGAACTTAATATATGACCGAAAAGTCTTTTAACTAATGGAACATAAGGCAGATCAAATATATTCAAGAGGCTATAAGGTGTTTGGTGGAATGGCACCCTCAATAATTGGCCTTTGCAGGGGGATTCGTGCCCAGCTGAGAGATAGCGTGTGACTATGTGCAGCCACGGCCACCCACACAGATAAAAGAGGAATGGTGTCGTGCAGACAAAGACACCAAGCCTCACCGGTCCCTCAGATGCCTCCACTTTCTTGGAAGAGTCACACAGACTGTTAGGgaagtcattttctttttttttccttctttttttccctccacattagaggggaaattccatttttacacttttacgTTCACGCTTCACACATCCACTGTTTAtgtttctcttccctttttaaggttaagggttttttttttattaaagagGTTTTGAGTTCATTTGCTGCACGATCAGCATATTCGTCCTTCGCATGCGAGCGGCAGGTGTTGTTTGTTCTGATAGATAATAGCTGGTTAGTCCTCTCACACCATTTCTTGATTTATAGTTTatctttggcatttttttgTCCCAGGTAATTGAAATAATTAGGTCAGGTTTCGCTTAAAGACACAAGCACTTGAGCTGCAATCAGAATGCTCTCAGGTAATGCTAGAAAGGACTGTTGTGATTTCTGATTGGGTTTGGTGCTGCAACAGGCCTGCACACTGTTGCGTGTGAACCTCTGGCCCAGTGCCAGATGAGAGAGTGAGTTAAAGGACAGGTTGCATAAGAATTGCGGtatgttttgattttgaaaGAGTGTGCATGTCACTGAATATGTGTTTCAATTGGCAATATACATGGTCACCAGTCACGTAGGGCATTTAATTAGACAAGTGATACAACTGTTTTCTGGTTTCCTGGAATGCTGTCCCCtttctaaaaaatattttgcagcGTAACATAAGCAGGCTGCGGTCACAGTTCAGTCACCaccaaatgaaaaacatgtctGCAGTAGAGAAATTATTCCTTGTGTCTGAAACATAGTGTAATAATGCAGTCCAATAAGGCAACTGTAAACAAAATAATCATCTTCATATCCCCATGGTGAGCTTTAGAGTGTCATATGCTTGTCATCCTCTgtacttttatttatcttttcattttttatatcattttaaatcactttatagtatttttgcatttttcatttatttagatatAGACTTtacaattaatcaaaataaagtgtGCTGTAGTGACTCTGGTGAGCTTTACATTTTTGGGAGGTTTTATAAAGAATTTGGAAATGTAGCAGTAGTGGTGATAATCTGTGCTAAATAAATGCCCATAGCTCCTTTAAATGGCGCATTTTAAAAGCTGAAATCTAATTTAATGTATGAAGTCGTTGTAACTGGAGCAGCTGAATCAGTGCAGTCACTGAACTGATGAACTCGTGGCAATGTATTTTGATCTAGTGGCGCCCCCTCCAGGATACGACTCGCAAGTACTGTACCAGCATCGGAACTACAACTACCACCATGCAGTTTACCCGGTAGTACATCCGCAATTCAACGAcctgcattttgtgttttagttgAAGTTGAACGAACAGCGTGCTCCCCGGCAATGGACGGCAAAGCTGTGAAGGCGGTACTGTTTGACTTGGACAACACGCTCATTGAGACCAGGCGGGCAGGTGGAGTGGCGATACGGAAggtctaaccctaacccttaccctaaccctaaccctaaccctaacccttaccctaAAGTCTGAATGTTTCTCATTTACAGGGTAACTCCCACATTTGTAACGTCAGCGCAGTGAAAGAGTTCATGGAGCTCAATGAAAAGGAAGCAGACAGGTGGTGACTAACCGGACgataaaaataatttactgtgttgtttttaatcaggTTGCTTTACTTGCTATGCTAAGTGGTAGTTAGGCTAAAAGAGGTGTTATGAACATTTTGGTTACTTCCGCCCGTTTTCCGGCCTGATTGGCTGTGCTGCGTTCACAGGAGCTGGGAAATGAAAAAATCCCCCATCGTTACGTTAACAGTTAACTTTCAACTTTAATAACTCTGATACCAACCACATTTACTAATAATCACTTCAAAAACTGGGCATTGTTACAGATTAAACTGCCATGTAGTAGATAAGaacattaaaatgagctccaccttgacCAGCTACATTAAAGTGCTTGTTATGTGTTTACGCATCAGttataataatccaataatatataataatacttATCAGGGTCtgtataaaaaatacattttgacagcATAGGCTTTATTTGTACTTGGACAATACTGGCTTGTAGTCGGGTCACAAGTCCTGGATGATGTTTATATACTgcttatgatttttttttttctctgttgccTGGTTTGGTTTCAAGCAGTGACTAACTCACAGTCCCATCTTTTTAAGATGCTTTGAAAAGTGAGTAAATGTCTTTTATTGTAAAACAGGCAGGCAAAGATTTAAAGGAAATAGACCCATAGGCCAGTCCTCTTTAATGAAATATGTGACCATTGGGATACTATAATTTCCATGACTGATTTTGAccaaaaatgtatgtatatttcCACATAGCAACAGAATGCAGAAACCCCTACATCCTCCTAAATAAGTGCTTCCCCCACCGATGACTCTGTAGCCTCTAAAACAATCTCAAGCTGACTCCTTGTGGTTTATTGTTGAATTACACACACAATTTTATGAGTGTCTGTTGTGTTTGAATCCTACAGACCAGTGAACTTTTGAAGAGCACACTGGCCCTCGATGACCTGACCGTCAGCAGCATTTGTGACAAGTTCAAGCAGAAGCTTTTCCATGAGAGTTTTGAGCCCTCGGCTGGCAGATCCATCGATGAGGTCCGCGCGGGTCACTGGGAGGAGAGCATCCAGGAGGCCGTGGGCAGTCGTTCCACGCCCTCTCTGGCAGCTCAGTGCTACTACCTGTGGAAAAGTAGTCGCCTGGAGGTTCTCAGCCTGTCCCCTGAAATACGCAGCCTCCTGAAACAACTGCGCAGCAGatacaagctgctgctgctcaccaaCGGGGAAACGCAGACccagagagagaaggtggaggCAGTCGGGTGTGAGGAGTTCTTCGACGCCATCGTGATTGGGGGAGAACACCCGGAGCAGAAACCATCCGTCTCCATCTTCACACTGTGTTTCAACATGCTGGAGGTGGAGGCCCAGGACTGTGTTATGGTGGGAGACTCTCTGGACACAGATATTGAGGGGGGCTTTAATGCCGGAGTCCGGGCTACGGTCTGGAtcagcagtggaggaggtgcTGTGCCAGACGGTTCAGTGAAACCAGACTACACACTCCACACTGTGTTGGAGCTGCCAGATGTTCTGGCACAACTGAAGACTGAAACAAGTTAATGACAAAGCCTGTCGCTGGgaatttttaattataaatagGTTAAAGATGAATGTCAGGATAATTTTACAACTTTAAACAGAAGGTATGATTTTACTTGTTTTATGAATTCTGCTTGGATTTTACACACACTGTGACTTTAGGACTACATGAGGTATGGACACTCAGGCATTAACTGTTTATtcaatcagtgtgtgaatgattaaGTGTGATTATTTCCATGTTGTGCCTTTTTATACTTGtacaacatttcagaggaaaatccAATCTGACTGCTGTTTTATTAGTTAGTCTTCAGAttaatccatccattttcttccacttcTCTATGGTGTGGTCACAGTGGCAGCAGGCTGAACAGAGCACTCCATGCATACCCCTCCAGCAATGCCTTCCAGTTCTTCCCATggtgttcccaggccagatgagatataatCCCCCCAGTGGGTTTTCCTTCCAGTTGGACAGGACCAGAAGAGATCCTAaccagatgcccaaaccacctAAACTGGCCCCTTTTGATGCAAAGGAGCAGAGGCTCAACTCCAAGCTCCTCACCCTACCTCTAAAGGTAGAACCCAGACAGAAACTCATTTCCACAATCAATGCCCAAAGCTCAAGACcacaggtgagggttggaatgtAGATCAACCAGTAAAGAGAAAGCTTTGCCCTAACGACTCCCTGTTGTCCACGTTACTGCTGACACCgcatcagtctgtctgtccatccatctccTGCTCCGTTACCCTCACTCTACAGTCTTTGGGTGAAGacgtttcattaaaaaaaaaaaacacttgaaacacGTCTAAAATACAATTAATTAAACCAGTGGTTCCCAGCCTTTTACAAAAGTCAAATCCTGCAACAACCTGATAATATAATTTATCAGTCACAGGGGCCATTTTCCTGCACAATGGGATGCACAATATTGCTGATAATACTGTGATTTTAAAGTAGGACTACTGTTTATGTAGTAGGGAGTTGGTGCTTTTACTTCAGTTAAGGATTTTAAATCTTGGGTGCAACAATTTTTATTCAACACTCAGATGACTGTACAAGAAGACCTTTGGGTTATTTTTACACACCAGATGTCAACGCATTCATTCCATTACATGCTGcttctctgtcactttctcaAAGTCTTGGCTAATAAAATATTGTGTCTCAGACACCTGGCTATTCTGACACGTCATGGCTGTATAATTTCATCTTTTCTGTGGCATGGATAATTCTAGCTGCTTCACAGGCAATAAAGACCCATTTtgataaaacacaaagagcagacACTTGCTGTTGTACTCCATTACATTTAAGGCGTGTATCTTTACTGGCTGTCCTGCAAGATTTATTTAACATCTAATTTGACTTTGATGTTCATTGCTGCGAGCTCGGCTACAAAGTAGCGGAAGACGTAAGGAACAGACACCGAGTCAATTGAGTCACTTTTACCGCACAGAGTGCAGACAGTCTTGCGGTGGCGCATGGCCGACCAGTAGGGTGGCGGCTTCTCTAACAGAGGCGAGATCAGGCTgccacagtcaacacacacctGAGCCACGGATCGGTCCGAGCAGTTGAAGAGGCGATCGTGAAGCAGGAATGACGAGCCGTGGGCCAGCAGGGCGTCTCGCTCCATCTCTCCGAAACGGATGCCTCCCTGGATGTTCCTCCCTCCCACTGGCTGGTTGGTCACCTTGTCTCGTGCCCCCGTGGTCCTCACCTGAAACTTGTCGGAGACCATGTGACGTAGCCTTTGGTAGTAGACCACTCCGATGAAGATGTCGGCCTGTAGCTCCTGTCCGCTCACTCCGCTGTAGAGCCGCTCCGTGCCGTAGTAATTGTATCCACCTGCCCGGAGCATTTCGCCAAAGTATTCCAGCGCAGAGCTCTCCTCCGAGAAGGTGAAGGGCGTGGCGTCGTGGCTCAGGCCGTGCAGGGCGCCAGACTTGCCGGCCATGCTCTCAATCAGCATCCCGATGGTCATGCGGGAAGGGAAGCCGTGGGGGTTGAACAGGATGTCGGGGCTCATGCCGCTCTCTGTGAAGGGCATGTCCTCGGCCGGCCACAGGCGGCTCAGGATGCCCTTCTGTCCGTGGCGACTGGCAAACTTGTCGCCGA
It includes:
- the nanp gene encoding N-acylneuraminate-9-phosphatase, translating into MDGKAVKAVLFDLDNTLIETRRAGGVAIRKTSELLKSTLALDDLTVSSICDKFKQKLFHESFEPSAGRSIDEVRAGHWEESIQEAVGSRSTPSLAAQCYYLWKSSRLEVLSLSPEIRSLLKQLRSRYKLLLLTNGETQTQREKVEAVGCEEFFDAIVIGGEHPEQKPSVSIFTLCFNMLEVEAQDCVMVGDSLDTDIEGGFNAGVRATVWISSGGGAVPDGSVKPDYTLHTVLELPDVLAQLKTETS